From a region of the Gossypium raimondii isolate GPD5lz chromosome 10, ASM2569854v1, whole genome shotgun sequence genome:
- the LOC105778262 gene encoding uncharacterized protein LOC105778262 isoform X2, translated as MAEYICLFSKDTLIIKPPKKSPLFSRTIALWFAMLCGVYLYGTCLKHVGTFTMLKFQNIQLIQKPSLEALIPTLHYPKPESFSRGECALNPVRFFAIISMQRSGSGWFETLLNSHINVSSNGEIFSVIDRRNNVSNIIQTLERVYNLDWFTSASKNECSAAVGFKWMLNQGLMEHHREIVEYFNHRGISAIFLFRRNLLRRMVSVLANSYDRKAKLLNGTHKSHVHSEQEAAALSSYKPIINSTSLISDLKEVEMITARALENFNSTRHMVLYYEDLVTNRTAFFSNSWLCLMSLVLVFVPETKRCSRVSRPSTDGIN; from the exons atggcCGAGTATATCTGTTTATTTAGCAAG GATACACTCATTATAAAGCCTCCTAAGAAATCTCCATTGTTTTCAAGGACAATAGCTTTATGGTTTGCAATGTTGTGTGGTGTTTATCTCTATGGAACTTGCTTAAAACATGTCGGTACTTTCACTATGCTCAAATTTCAGAACATCCAACTCATTCAGAAGCCATCTTTAGAGGCTCTAATTCCTACGTTGCATTATCCAAAGCCTGAAAGTTTCAGTAG GGGTGAATGCGCTTTGAATCCGGTACGGTTCTTCGCTATAATATCGATGCAAAGATCTGGAAGTGGATGGTTTGAGACTTTACTAAATAGCCATATCAATGTAAGCTCAAATGGTGAGATCTTTTCTGTAATTGATAGGAGGAACAATGTATCGAATATTATACAGACTTTGGAGAGAGTTTACAATTTAGATTGGTTCACTAGTGCTTCCAAGAATGAGTGCTCGGCTGCAGTTGGCTTCAAGTGGATGCTGAATCAG GGATTGATGGAGCACCATCGAGAAATAGTAGAATACTTTAATCATCGGGGTATTTCTGCCATATTTCTCTTCCGAAGAAATTTGCTTCGAAGGATGGTTTCTGTACTTGCGAATTCATATGATCGCAAAGCTAAGCTATTAAATGGAACCCACAAGTCTCATGTTCATTCGGAGCAAGAG GCTGCTGCGCTTTCGAGTTACAAGCCAATTATCAATTCTACATCACTAATAAGTGATCTGAAAGAAGTAGAGATGATCACTGCTAGGGCTTTAGAGAACTTCAATAGCACCCGTCACATGGTTTTGTACTATGAGGATCTTGTCACCAACCGTACG GCATTCTTCTCTAACTCGTGGCTCTGCCTCATGTCATTGGTTCTCGTGTTTGTACCAGAAACTAAAAGATGTTCAAGAGTTTCTAGGCCTTCCACTGATGGAATTAACTAG
- the LOC105778262 gene encoding uncharacterized protein LOC105778262 isoform X1, whose translation MAEYICLFSKDTLIIKPPKKSPLFSRTIALWFAMLCGVYLYGTCLKHVGTFTMLKFQNIQLIQKPSLEALIPTLHYPKPESFSRGECALNPVRFFAIISMQRSGSGWFETLLNSHINVSSNGEIFSVIDRRNNVSNIIQTLERVYNLDWFTSASKNECSAAVGFKWMLNQGLMEHHREIVEYFNHRGISAIFLFRRNLLRRMVSVLANSYDRKAKLLNGTHKSHVHSEQEAAALSSYKPIINSTSLISDLKEVEMITARALENFNSTRHMVLYYEDLVTNRTKLKDVQEFLGLPLMELTSRQVKIHKGSLCDFVSNWDDVNKTLNGTEYERFLHADY comes from the exons atggcCGAGTATATCTGTTTATTTAGCAAG GATACACTCATTATAAAGCCTCCTAAGAAATCTCCATTGTTTTCAAGGACAATAGCTTTATGGTTTGCAATGTTGTGTGGTGTTTATCTCTATGGAACTTGCTTAAAACATGTCGGTACTTTCACTATGCTCAAATTTCAGAACATCCAACTCATTCAGAAGCCATCTTTAGAGGCTCTAATTCCTACGTTGCATTATCCAAAGCCTGAAAGTTTCAGTAG GGGTGAATGCGCTTTGAATCCGGTACGGTTCTTCGCTATAATATCGATGCAAAGATCTGGAAGTGGATGGTTTGAGACTTTACTAAATAGCCATATCAATGTAAGCTCAAATGGTGAGATCTTTTCTGTAATTGATAGGAGGAACAATGTATCGAATATTATACAGACTTTGGAGAGAGTTTACAATTTAGATTGGTTCACTAGTGCTTCCAAGAATGAGTGCTCGGCTGCAGTTGGCTTCAAGTGGATGCTGAATCAG GGATTGATGGAGCACCATCGAGAAATAGTAGAATACTTTAATCATCGGGGTATTTCTGCCATATTTCTCTTCCGAAGAAATTTGCTTCGAAGGATGGTTTCTGTACTTGCGAATTCATATGATCGCAAAGCTAAGCTATTAAATGGAACCCACAAGTCTCATGTTCATTCGGAGCAAGAG GCTGCTGCGCTTTCGAGTTACAAGCCAATTATCAATTCTACATCACTAATAAGTGATCTGAAAGAAGTAGAGATGATCACTGCTAGGGCTTTAGAGAACTTCAATAGCACCCGTCACATGGTTTTGTACTATGAGGATCTTGTCACCAACCGTACG AAACTAAAAGATGTTCAAGAGTTTCTAGGCCTTCCACTGATGGAATTAACTAGTCGCCAGGTTAAAATACACAAAGGTTCGTTATGCGATTTTGTGAGCAACTGGGATGATGTTAACAAGACACTAAACGGGACCGAATACGAGAGGTTCCTCCATGCCGACTATTAA